The sequence CAGTTTGTCTGATCACAGaacatttttccacagtttACCTCGGCCCATTTCAAATTAGTTTTGGCTCAGAGAAAATGGCAACATTTCTGGATAATGTTCACACGTGGCTCCCTGTTTTTTTCCATGATGGAGTTTAACATGCATggtgaactgtgttcacagacagtgaTTTCTGCAAGTGTTCCTAAGTCCATATGATGATTTGCATGACAGAATCATGCCTTTCTATAATGCAATGCTGCCTGAGGGTCCAgacatcctgtgtgtgtgtgtggttttttttttttttttttttttttttttttcccccccccccagttcTTGGACTCTTGTTGATATTATGTACTATATGATTAAATATCTACAGTTTTCAGAATTTTACATTGAGAAACATAATTCTGAAATTGTTCCATAATTTAGTGTTTGCCAATTTTTGAACTTCTGCATATTattacttctgagaaactctgaTTCTCTATGATTGTCACTGTATGTGTAAATTGTAGTTTAAGTTAATATTTTTTGACTTATtggttgtctttttttgttttctgcttatgTTATACTAATAGTTTCTTGTCTCTGTGCCTTCCCTGTGTTCCACGTTTCTCCTTTAGTTACTCTTGTTTCTCTgatccatgtttcctgttttcccCAGTCACTCATGTTGCCATGTCAGTGTCAAGTCTTCGCgtctgtctcatgtttcctgttttattttgacagttccAAGTCCTGCGTTCAGtttctttcctttcatttattgtcattgtcagagaacaatgaaattgcgtttggggcttccgtacaacccgtaaataaaataaagaagaaaataataaatacccctaaaaacccaagtgtaaatatttaacccagtgtgactccaggggcctgtgcttcgtaccgcgctaagtgagttagctggattagattgttgacgatttcgcgtgatcctggatcgttcggttccccgaagcccatccgggacttgctgtcatagcaacagagccgtaagcgtaaacctgctggggagcaggtttactttatgtaaacaggattagatcgcggccacgcaggtatgtccgcgtcattcatacgaaagcaacagcgatattccaccactgtttcaccataaataaataacatcactgtaaccaaagataatgcagcacttgatccttttattgatgtcacacagatacatacaggtcagtccccaaaaaaagggaaatgtaccaGTAATCACGCCATGTCATGTAGGTGACCACGCCAGATGCAACACACATGCCAGAGTGGGAATAGCACATTACGTCGTGTAATCATGATGACAGCCCatggctataaaagcgaaggtggaagtgggaagtctgtcgcagccatgtcctgtccgtttgtacgcgagccacccattgcggaaggtgcaagagtGATAAGGAGTGTGTTCAGAATCCaacgtatattgcgggatagacaggatcctttagcacagcgcgacagtgtgctcatggAGAGATaccgattttcccgtgagggtatcaTCTACCTAACCACCCTGCTGGATCCCCATGTTAAGAGTACCACTCACCGTAGTCGGGCATTAACAACTGCACAGACTGTGTGCATTGCCTTGCGTTTCTTTGCGAGTGGCACGTTCCTGTACGCGTGTGGAGACGCAGAGAACGTTGGCAAAAGTGCCGTCTGCCGGGCCATTCGCAAAGTGTACCTGGCACTCAAGCATTACctgggtgtgtttgtggtttttccaAGCCACGTAAGAACACAGGTCGTCAAACAGGGCTTTTTTGCCATTGCAGGTACAGTAAATTGTATAGTGTATGTGATGCAATCATGACCTATGGCGGTAACTGTAGCTCGAGCGTCCGCAGGCTTCCCGAATGTGATTGGTGCCATAGACTGCACACACATTGCGATCCAGGCCCCCCCAGGCCCCAATGAAGGGGACTTTGTCAACCGAAAGGGGGGCCACAGTATAAATGTGCAGGTGAGTAATACTGACATTCCAGATGGCAATATATAATGGGAGACGTGTGTTCACACATGATACAATCCCCCAGATGGTGTGTGACTCCATGTGCcacatcacaaatgtggaagctaAATGGCCCGGATCAGTGCATGACGCACGGATCTTCAGAGAGTCAGGGTTATGCACATCATTTGAGCGTGGTAAGTAAGGGAGGCTTATATTGATACTACATACACCTTTCGGGCCTGACATAACAGCAGTTCCCCACTACACAGGGGCCTACGATGGGATCCTCCTCGGGGACAGAGGTTATGCATGCAGGCAGTACTTTATGACACCGTTCCCTGACCCCGACCCTGGGCCACGAACCCGCTACAATGCAGCTCTGGCCAGGACAAGGGCACGCATTGAAATGACCTTTGGGCAACTGAAAGAACGGTTCCAGTGTCTGAGACGCCTGAGGGTTGCACCTGACAGGGCATGTGACATCATTGTTGCATGTGCCGTACTGCACAACATTGCCACCATCAGAGGGGAGGGGACCCCCGTGGTGGAGGTGCAGCCTGAAGATGACCTCCAGCCAGTGCACTTGGACCAACCTAGTGGCAGAGCTGCACGGGACAGGATTGTGCAACACAATTTCGCATAATAAAGAAATGACATGACATATTTTCTATTGACGTTTATTTGTGCACCGTTGTCTGTCCCATCACACACAGGCCGGTCATCAGAGTTGCCTGGAAAGACAGAGCATATATGCTGTGTCATGCAAGGTCAGCAATAGTGCACCGAGTGAACGTGTGTTCCTACTCACTCTGGAGTTCCCCTTGGAGCAACTCGATTTGCAGTTGCAGTTTTTGCCTCATCAGAGCTTGTAGTTCGATCTCACCTAGGAGCTTTTGTTTCTTCAGCTCAGTGTACTCTATTTTCTGCTGGAGACTTCTCTTGTAGAGCAGACGGATGCCACCCTGTGTCGAATGTAGTGACAACATTTAACGGGGGATGCATGTCACATGGGCAGTATAATTAGTCACAACACAGCCCACCTCTGTATCAGCAGGCCTCTCTGCCGGCCTCTTGGCCTGCGAATCATACTGCAGTCAGACACACATGGCAGTACACAGGTGGATGGCAATTCAGGCCAATGCATGCATGTACTCACAGGGTCTTCCTCCAGACCACCGCCATCTG comes from Astatotilapia calliptera chromosome 14, fAstCal1.2, whole genome shotgun sequence and encodes:
- the LOC113035724 gene encoding putative nuclease HARBI1, with the translated sequence MSCPFVREPPIAEGARVIRSVFRIQRILRDRQDPLAQRDSVLMERYRFSREGIIYLTTLLDPHVKSTTHRSRALTTAQTVCIALRFFASGTFLYACGDAENVGKSAVCRAIRKVYLALKHYLGVFVVFPSHVRTQVVKQGFFAIAGFPNVIGAIDCTHIAIQAPPGPNEGDFVNRKGGHSINVQMVCDSMCHITNVEAKWPGSVHDARIFRESGLCTSFERGAYDGILLGDRGYACRQYFMTPFPDPDPGPRTRYNAALARTRARIEMTFGQLKERFQCLRRLRVAPDRACDIIVACAVLHNIATIRGEGTPVVEVQPEDDLQPVHLDQPSGRAARDRIVQHNFA